A genomic region of Streptomyces sp. R33 contains the following coding sequences:
- a CDS encoding lysine N(6)-hydroxylase/L-ornithine N(5)-oxygenase family protein, with the protein MTAQLDAPHDLVGIGIGPFNLSLAALAHGLPHQGAGELATAFYDQCHDFRWHPGLLIDGTTLQVPFLADLVTLADPTSPWTFLNYLRHKERLFPFYFAEQFHIQRAEYDAYCRWVAGRLPGLHFGHQVDAVRWNPERDLFEVDHTQLDTDGEAEALGRTYTRNLALGIGTAPYVPEPLRPLAEAPTVPVIHSADYLDNRLRILGADHVTVIGSGQSGAEVFLDLLRSRPAGRERLTWLARTPSFAPMEYSKLGLEHFTPDYTRYFHALPEPVRDQLVPAQWQLHKGIDATTITAIHEELYRRTLHGGWPDAVLTPGVSVRTAGRVATTKVELHLEHTQQGTRSRLTTDAVVLATGYKERPLTSLLAGLDPYLRKDSSGRPRIDERHRMLLDPSVTGSVFVQNGERHTHGVGAPDLGLAAWRSAAILNTLTGKEPYPQPARTAFTTFGLEQREHTRPRPAGELRPLVDHP; encoded by the coding sequence ATGACCGCCCAGCTCGATGCACCCCACGACCTCGTCGGAATCGGCATCGGCCCCTTCAACCTGTCCCTCGCCGCCCTCGCCCACGGCCTCCCCCACCAAGGCGCAGGCGAACTCGCCACCGCCTTCTACGACCAGTGCCACGACTTCCGCTGGCACCCCGGACTCCTCATCGACGGCACCACCCTCCAGGTCCCCTTCCTCGCCGACCTCGTCACCCTCGCCGACCCCACCAGCCCCTGGACCTTCCTCAACTACCTCCGGCACAAGGAACGGCTCTTCCCCTTCTACTTCGCCGAGCAGTTCCACATCCAGCGCGCCGAATACGACGCCTACTGCCGCTGGGTCGCAGGCCGCCTGCCCGGACTCCACTTCGGCCACCAGGTCGACGCCGTCCGCTGGAACCCCGAACGCGACCTCTTCGAAGTCGACCACACCCAGCTCGACACCGACGGCGAAGCCGAAGCCCTCGGCCGCACCTACACCCGCAACCTCGCCCTCGGCATCGGCACCGCCCCCTACGTCCCCGAACCCCTGCGCCCCCTCGCCGAAGCCCCCACCGTCCCCGTCATCCACTCCGCCGACTACCTCGACAACCGCCTGCGCATCCTCGGCGCCGACCACGTCACCGTCATCGGATCAGGCCAGTCCGGAGCCGAGGTCTTCCTCGACCTGCTCCGTTCCCGCCCCGCCGGCCGCGAACGCCTCACCTGGCTCGCCCGCACCCCCTCCTTCGCCCCCATGGAGTACTCCAAGCTCGGCCTCGAACACTTCACCCCCGACTACACCCGCTACTTCCACGCCCTGCCCGAACCCGTACGCGACCAGCTCGTCCCCGCCCAATGGCAACTCCACAAGGGCATCGACGCCACCACCATCACCGCCATCCACGAAGAGCTCTACCGCCGCACCCTCCACGGCGGCTGGCCCGACGCCGTCCTCACCCCCGGAGTCAGCGTCCGCACCGCCGGCCGCGTCGCCACCACCAAGGTCGAACTCCACCTCGAACACACCCAGCAGGGCACCCGCTCCCGCCTCACCACCGACGCCGTCGTCCTCGCCACCGGCTACAAGGAACGCCCCCTCACCAGCCTCCTCGCAGGACTCGACCCCTACCTGCGCAAGGACTCCTCCGGCCGCCCCCGCATCGACGAACGCCACCGCATGCTCCTCGACCCCTCCGTCACCGGCAGCGTCTTCGTCCAGAACGGCGAACGGCACACCCACGGCGTCGGAGCCCCCGACCTCGGCCTCGCCGCCTGGCGCAGCGCCGCCATCCTCAACACCCTCACCGGCAAGGAGCCCTACCCCCAGCCCGCCCGCACCGCCTTCACCACCTTCGGCCTCGAACAGCGGGAGCACACCCGCCCCCGCCCTGCGGGCGAACTCCGCCCCCTCGTCGACCACCCCTGA
- a CDS encoding SDR family oxidoreductase, with the protein MELDGRVVVVTGGTRGVGAGIARSFLEAGAQVVVCARRPPPEAVCAGGRTASFTALDLRDPAAVQEFFDALGRRYGRLDCLVNNAGGTPYRLLGEGGAQRHARVVELNLVAPMTASLAAYPLLREAHGSVVMIGSVSGTRPSPGTAAYGAAKAGLESLARSMAVEWAPEVRVNSLVLGMVRTELAHLHYGDEAGIAAVGATVPLGRLAEPADVGAAAVFLASGRAGYVSGASLLVHGGGERPAFLDAATVNKES; encoded by the coding sequence ATGGAGCTCGACGGGAGGGTTGTCGTCGTCACCGGCGGAACCCGCGGCGTCGGCGCCGGCATCGCCCGGTCGTTCCTCGAGGCGGGCGCGCAGGTCGTCGTCTGCGCGCGCCGCCCGCCGCCCGAAGCGGTGTGCGCGGGCGGGCGCACCGCCTCGTTCACCGCGCTGGACCTGCGCGATCCGGCCGCCGTACAGGAGTTCTTCGATGCGCTCGGGCGCCGGTACGGGCGGCTCGACTGTCTGGTGAACAACGCGGGCGGAACCCCGTACCGGCTGCTGGGGGAGGGCGGGGCGCAGCGGCACGCGCGGGTCGTCGAGCTGAACCTGGTGGCGCCGATGACGGCCTCGCTGGCGGCGTACCCGCTGCTGCGCGAGGCGCACGGCTCGGTGGTGATGATCGGCAGCGTCAGCGGGACCCGGCCCTCGCCCGGGACGGCCGCGTACGGGGCGGCGAAGGCGGGGCTGGAGAGCCTGGCCCGGTCCATGGCCGTGGAATGGGCGCCCGAGGTACGGGTGAACTCGCTCGTGCTGGGCATGGTGCGGACCGAGCTCGCGCACCTGCACTACGGGGACGAGGCGGGGATCGCGGCCGTGGGCGCGACGGTCCCGCTCGGCAGGCTGGCGGAGCCCGCGGACGTCGGGGCGGCGGCGGTGTTTCTGGCCTCCGGCCGGGCGGGGTACGTCAGCGGGGCGAGCCTGCTCGTGCACGGGGGCGGGGAGCGCCCGGCATTTCTGGATGCGGCAACGGTCAACAAGGAGAGTTGA
- a CDS encoding MarR family winged helix-turn-helix transcriptional regulator, producing the protein MNDETDPRREAVLAELNRTGRETSAATVVFHEAAAAKQGLSATETKTLDLLMRRGPLTAKELSQHSGLAPASVTGLVDRLERKGCVRRVKHPTDKRRVLVEALPERLAEIRPVFEDWAREVAELCEEFTTAELETVIRFLQGSNARQLRAAARLSES; encoded by the coding sequence ATGAACGACGAGACGGACCCCCGCCGGGAAGCGGTACTGGCCGAGCTGAACCGCACGGGCCGCGAGACGAGCGCGGCGACCGTGGTGTTCCACGAGGCGGCCGCCGCCAAGCAGGGGCTCAGCGCCACCGAGACGAAGACCCTGGACCTGCTCATGCGGCGCGGCCCGCTCACGGCGAAGGAGCTGTCCCAGCACTCGGGACTGGCCCCGGCCTCGGTGACGGGCCTGGTCGACCGGCTGGAGCGCAAGGGCTGTGTCCGCCGGGTCAAGCACCCGACGGACAAGCGGCGGGTCCTGGTGGAGGCGCTGCCGGAGCGGCTGGCCGAGATCCGGCCGGTGTTCGAGGACTGGGCCCGTGAGGTCGCGGAGCTGTGCGAGGAGTTCACGACGGCGGAGCTGGAGACGGTGATCCGCTTCCTGCAGGGCTCCAACGCCCGCCAACTGCGCGCGGCGGCCCGCCTGTCGGAGTCCTGA
- a CDS encoding SDR family oxidoreductase, with the protein MGLAEGRVVIVTGAGRGLGRAHALAFAAEGAKVVVNDLGVGLDGQPGEDSPAGQVVAEIRALGGEAVAHGKDIASPEGASSLVGAALSAFGRLDTLVNNAGFLRDRMLVNLEEADWDAVMRVHLKGHFLPLKYAAAHWRAEAKAGRPVAARVVNTSSGAGLLGSVGQGNYSAAKAGILGMTLVAAAEMGRYGVQVNAIAPAARTRMTEQTFAETMAAPGEGAFDAMAPENVSPLVVWLGSDASAGVTGRVFEAEGGRITVMEGWRPGPTADRGARWTPAEAGETATKLLAESEPPHPVYGAE; encoded by the coding sequence ATGGGACTTGCCGAGGGTCGTGTGGTCATCGTGACGGGCGCGGGGCGGGGGCTGGGCCGGGCCCACGCACTGGCCTTCGCGGCGGAGGGGGCGAAGGTCGTCGTCAACGACCTGGGCGTGGGACTCGACGGGCAGCCGGGGGAGGACAGTCCGGCCGGGCAGGTGGTCGCGGAGATCCGGGCACTGGGCGGCGAGGCGGTGGCGCACGGCAAGGACATCGCGTCGCCCGAGGGCGCGTCCTCGCTGGTCGGGGCGGCCCTGTCGGCGTTCGGCCGGCTGGACACGCTGGTCAACAACGCCGGGTTCCTGCGGGACCGGATGCTGGTGAACCTGGAGGAGGCGGACTGGGACGCGGTGATGCGGGTGCACCTGAAGGGGCACTTCCTGCCGCTGAAGTACGCCGCGGCGCACTGGCGGGCCGAGGCGAAGGCGGGCCGTCCGGTGGCGGCGCGGGTCGTCAACACCTCCTCGGGGGCGGGGTTGCTGGGCTCGGTCGGGCAGGGCAACTACAGCGCGGCCAAGGCCGGAATCCTCGGCATGACGCTGGTCGCGGCGGCGGAGATGGGCCGGTACGGGGTCCAGGTCAACGCGATCGCCCCGGCGGCGCGGACGCGGATGACGGAGCAGACGTTCGCCGAGACGATGGCGGCGCCGGGAGAGGGCGCCTTCGACGCGATGGCCCCGGAGAACGTGTCGCCGCTGGTGGTGTGGCTGGGCTCGGACGCCTCGGCGGGGGTCACGGGCCGGGTCTTCGAGGCGGAGGGCGGCCGGATCACGGTGATGGAGGGCTGGCGTCCCGGCCCGACGGCGGACCGCGGGGCCCGCTGGACCCCGGCCGAGGCGGGGGAGACGGCGACGAAACTCCTCGCGGAATCCGAGCCCCCGCACCCGGTCTACGGAGCCGAGTAG
- a CDS encoding serine protease, with amino-acid sequence MLTLSTLAALIKRTLAVGAVALAAVSLQPAAASASQAPVVGGTRAAQGEFPFMVRLSMGCGGALYTQQIVLTAAHCVSGSGNNTSITATAGVVDLNSSSAIKVKSTKVLQAPGYNGKGKDWALIKLAKPINLPTLKIADTKAFDNGTFTVAGWGATREGGGQQRYLMKATVPFVSDASCQSSYGNDLVPSEEICAGLPQGGVDTCQGDSGGPMFRRDNNNAWIQVGIVSWGEGCARPNFPGVYTEVSTFATAIKNAAATL; translated from the coding sequence GTGTTGACCTTGTCCACCCTTGCCGCACTCATCAAGCGCACCCTCGCCGTCGGCGCCGTCGCCCTCGCCGCCGTCAGCCTCCAGCCCGCCGCCGCCAGCGCCTCCCAGGCCCCCGTCGTCGGCGGCACCCGCGCCGCCCAGGGCGAGTTCCCCTTCATGGTCCGCCTCTCCATGGGCTGCGGCGGCGCCCTCTACACCCAGCAGATCGTGCTCACCGCAGCCCACTGCGTCAGCGGCTCCGGCAACAACACCTCCATCACCGCCACCGCCGGAGTCGTCGACCTCAACAGCTCCAGCGCCATCAAGGTCAAATCCACCAAGGTCCTCCAGGCCCCCGGCTACAACGGCAAGGGCAAGGACTGGGCCCTCATCAAGCTCGCCAAGCCCATCAACCTGCCCACCCTCAAGATCGCCGACACCAAGGCCTTCGACAACGGAACCTTCACCGTCGCCGGCTGGGGCGCCACCCGCGAAGGCGGCGGCCAGCAGCGCTACCTGATGAAGGCCACCGTGCCGTTCGTCTCCGACGCCAGCTGCCAGAGCTCGTACGGCAACGACCTCGTCCCCAGCGAGGAGATCTGCGCCGGGCTGCCCCAGGGCGGCGTCGACACCTGTCAGGGCGACTCCGGCGGCCCCATGTTCCGCCGCGACAACAACAACGCCTGGATCCAGGTCGGCATAGTCAGCTGGGGCGAGGGCTGTGCCCGGCCCAACTTCCCCGGCGTCTACACCGAGGTCTCCACCTTCGCCACGGCCATCAAGAACGCGGCCGCGACCCTCTGA
- the pepN gene encoding aminopeptidase N: MSALTRNEAQLRAQLLDVHHYAVTLDLTGGDDTFESTTVIRFTARTAADTFVELKPDELHSAELDGSPLDPDTLADNRLPLIGLGEGPHELRIATRMRYSRTGEGLHRFTDPADGEAYVYTQMFMDDIQRVFPAFDQPDLKAVFEFTVTAPAHWTVLANGITERTGNRDTDGAGIWKSAPTPVISTYLAAVAAGPWHSIRTEHAGLPFGIHCRQSLAPHLDADAEEILSVTTDCYDRYHEKFSEPYPFDSYDQAFVPEFNAGAMENPGLVTFRDEFVFRSAVTDTERQTRAMVIAHEMAHMWFGDLVTLRWWDDIWLNESFAEYMGYQTLTEATRFTGTWTEFGVNRKSWGYDADQRPTTHPVAPDPDAVPDTASALLNFDGISYAKGASALRQLVAWLGEKDFLAGINTHFTRHRFANASLADFVESLAAHTDRDVHAWADIWLRTTGIDTLTPHIEESHGGWTLTVDHHGTRPHHIAVGLYDRDPDNTLEPRELLTIDVPSDEIVSVSGPRPALLLLNDGDLSYAKVRLDDTSLETALRKLSAIPGPLTRAVVWNSLRDMVRDGELEPAAYLATAGAHLPEEADLAVVQGVLAFARHHIADRYLAPEHRAEALATLTLTARGLLRRTEDGSDPGLRLAAVRALIDAATQPDTLAAWLEDDTVPGGPELDPELRWRILARLSVLGAVGEREIDAALAADPSATGEEGAARCRAALPTAEAKAAAWERLFHDDSLSNYLFSATAQGFWQPEQADLVRDYVPRFYTDAIALGARRGPAIAEAAGRYAFPGHAVDEDNLEAGHTALADPSIVPALRRKLVDQLDDLSRALRVRAS, from the coding sequence ATGTCCGCACTGACGCGCAACGAAGCGCAGCTCCGAGCACAGCTCCTCGACGTCCACCACTACGCCGTCACCCTCGACCTCACCGGCGGCGACGACACCTTCGAGTCCACGACCGTCATCCGGTTCACCGCCCGCACCGCCGCGGACACCTTCGTGGAGCTGAAACCGGACGAACTGCACTCCGCCGAACTCGACGGCAGCCCCCTCGACCCGGACACCCTCGCCGACAACCGCCTCCCCCTCATCGGCCTCGGCGAAGGCCCCCACGAGCTGCGCATCGCCACCCGCATGCGCTACTCCCGCACCGGCGAAGGCCTCCACCGCTTCACCGACCCCGCGGACGGCGAGGCGTACGTCTACACCCAGATGTTCATGGACGACATCCAGCGCGTCTTCCCGGCCTTCGACCAGCCCGACCTCAAGGCCGTCTTCGAGTTCACCGTCACCGCCCCCGCCCACTGGACCGTCCTCGCCAACGGCATCACCGAGCGCACCGGCAACCGCGACACGGACGGCGCCGGCATCTGGAAGTCCGCCCCCACCCCCGTCATCTCCACCTACCTCGCCGCCGTCGCCGCCGGCCCCTGGCACAGCATCCGCACCGAACACGCCGGACTCCCCTTCGGCATCCACTGCCGGCAGTCCCTCGCCCCCCACCTCGACGCCGACGCCGAGGAAATCCTGTCCGTCACCACCGACTGCTACGACCGCTACCACGAGAAGTTCTCCGAGCCCTACCCCTTCGACTCCTACGACCAGGCCTTCGTCCCCGAGTTCAACGCCGGCGCCATGGAAAACCCCGGCCTGGTCACCTTCCGCGACGAATTCGTCTTCCGCTCCGCCGTCACCGACACCGAACGCCAGACCCGCGCCATGGTCATCGCCCACGAGATGGCCCACATGTGGTTCGGCGACCTCGTCACCCTGCGCTGGTGGGACGACATCTGGCTGAACGAGTCGTTCGCCGAGTACATGGGCTACCAGACCCTCACCGAAGCCACCCGCTTCACCGGCACCTGGACCGAATTCGGCGTCAACCGCAAATCCTGGGGCTACGACGCCGACCAGCGGCCCACCACCCACCCCGTCGCCCCCGACCCCGACGCGGTACCCGACACCGCCAGCGCCCTCCTCAACTTCGACGGCATCTCCTACGCCAAGGGCGCCTCCGCGCTGCGCCAACTCGTCGCCTGGCTCGGCGAAAAGGACTTCCTCGCCGGCATCAACACCCACTTCACCCGCCACAGGTTCGCCAACGCCTCACTCGCCGACTTCGTCGAATCCCTCGCCGCCCACACCGACCGCGACGTCCACGCCTGGGCCGACATCTGGCTGCGCACCACCGGCATCGACACCCTCACCCCCCACATCGAGGAGAGCCACGGCGGCTGGACCCTCACCGTCGACCACCACGGCACCCGCCCCCACCACATCGCCGTCGGCCTCTACGACCGCGACCCCGACAACACCCTCGAGCCGCGCGAACTCCTCACCATCGACGTCCCCTCCGACGAGATCGTCTCCGTCAGCGGCCCCCGCCCGGCCCTCCTCCTCCTCAACGACGGCGACCTCAGCTACGCCAAGGTCCGCCTCGACGACACCTCCCTCGAAACCGCCCTGCGCAAGCTGTCCGCCATCCCCGGCCCCCTCACCCGGGCCGTCGTCTGGAACTCCCTGCGCGACATGGTCCGCGACGGCGAACTCGAACCCGCCGCCTACCTGGCCACCGCCGGCGCACACCTGCCCGAGGAAGCCGACCTGGCCGTCGTCCAGGGCGTCCTCGCCTTCGCCCGCCACCACATCGCCGACCGCTACCTCGCCCCCGAACACCGCGCCGAGGCCCTCGCCACCCTCACCCTCACCGCCCGCGGCCTGCTGCGCCGCACCGAGGACGGCTCCGACCCCGGGCTGCGGCTCGCGGCCGTACGCGCGCTCATCGACGCCGCCACCCAGCCCGACACCCTCGCCGCCTGGCTCGAGGACGACACCGTGCCCGGCGGCCCCGAACTCGACCCCGAACTGCGCTGGCGCATCCTCGCCCGGCTGTCCGTCCTCGGCGCCGTCGGCGAGCGCGAGATCGACGCCGCCCTCGCAGCCGACCCCAGCGCCACCGGCGAGGAAGGCGCCGCCCGCTGCCGCGCCGCACTCCCGACCGCCGAGGCCAAGGCCGCCGCCTGGGAGCGCCTCTTCCACGACGACTCCCTCTCCAACTACCTCTTCAGCGCCACCGCCCAGGGCTTCTGGCAGCCCGAACAGGCCGACCTCGTACGGGACTACGTCCCCCGCTTCTACACCGACGCCATCGCCCTCGGCGCCCGCCGCGGCCCCGCCATCGCCGAAGCCGCCGGCCGCTACGCCTTCCCCGGCCACGCCGTGGACGAGGACAACCTCGAAGCCGGCCACACCGCCCTCGCCGACCCGTCCATCGTCCCCGCACTGCGCCGCAAGCTCGTCGACCAGCTCGACGACCTGTCCCGCGCCCTCCGCGTCCGCGCCTCCTGA
- a CDS encoding MFS transporter → MPSPSPVPPPAHAPAPVPASVPSAPHPRRWAAAVVMMVAALMDLLDVTIVNVAIPSIGRDLHASQSALQWLVSAYLLGFAATLIVSGHLGDRYGRKALFLAGTAGFGLASLGCGIAQSPGQLIAARAVQGVMAALLMPQVLGSFRTLFQGKERGAVFGMYGAVAGFASAVGLLLGGLLTDADLFGWGWRSIFLVNVPVALAASVGGAVLVPATRERGAGRPDLAGSLVLAGALIAVVLPLVQGEAGGWPLWGWLCLAAGVLAVIGLGVLEARRRGTATVPLLPARAFRLPAFSVGLAVQLLFAVGMQGFFLVFAIWLQGGEGYTPMQAGVLTVAFSVGGFLTAPVADTLAVRFGRLVLAAGALLMAGGFAGVWYAVSASTAAHTGAWPLVPGLLVAGAGLGFLVVPLVNVVLSAVPADIAGGASGIFSTAQQFGGALGAAVIGSVFFDALADGGPTHALTTAMPWVTAGFLLSAVLCLALPRTAVSPAPAPSDAEPVPA, encoded by the coding sequence ATGCCCTCGCCCTCGCCCGTCCCCCCGCCGGCGCACGCGCCCGCGCCCGTGCCCGCGTCCGTGCCTTCGGCACCCCATCCACGCCGCTGGGCCGCCGCCGTCGTCATGATGGTCGCCGCGCTCATGGACCTGCTCGACGTGACCATCGTCAACGTCGCCATCCCCTCCATCGGCCGCGACCTGCACGCCTCGCAGAGCGCCCTGCAGTGGCTCGTCTCCGCCTACCTCCTCGGCTTCGCCGCCACCCTGATCGTCTCCGGGCACCTCGGCGACCGGTACGGCCGCAAGGCCCTCTTCCTCGCCGGGACCGCCGGCTTCGGGCTCGCCAGCCTCGGCTGCGGCATCGCCCAGAGCCCCGGCCAGCTGATCGCCGCCCGCGCCGTGCAGGGCGTCATGGCCGCCCTGCTGATGCCCCAGGTGCTCGGCTCCTTCCGCACCCTGTTCCAGGGCAAGGAGCGCGGCGCCGTCTTCGGGATGTACGGGGCCGTCGCCGGCTTCGCCTCCGCCGTCGGACTGCTGCTCGGCGGCCTGCTCACCGACGCCGACCTGTTCGGCTGGGGCTGGCGGTCCATCTTCCTCGTCAACGTGCCCGTCGCCCTGGCCGCCAGCGTGGGCGGAGCCGTCCTGGTCCCCGCCACCCGCGAACGCGGCGCCGGCCGCCCCGACCTGGCCGGCAGCCTGGTCCTCGCCGGCGCCCTGATCGCCGTCGTGCTGCCGCTCGTCCAGGGCGAGGCGGGCGGCTGGCCGCTGTGGGGCTGGCTGTGCCTGGCCGCCGGGGTCCTCGCCGTCATCGGCCTCGGTGTCCTCGAAGCCCGCCGGCGCGGGACGGCGACCGTACCGCTGCTGCCCGCCCGCGCCTTCCGGCTCCCCGCCTTCTCCGTCGGCCTCGCCGTCCAACTGCTCTTCGCCGTCGGCATGCAGGGCTTCTTCCTGGTCTTCGCGATCTGGCTGCAGGGCGGCGAGGGCTACACCCCGATGCAGGCCGGCGTGCTCACCGTCGCCTTCTCCGTCGGCGGCTTCCTGACCGCCCCCGTCGCCGACACCCTCGCCGTCCGCTTCGGCCGCCTCGTGCTCGCTGCCGGCGCGCTGCTCATGGCAGGCGGCTTCGCCGGGGTCTGGTACGCCGTCTCCGCCTCCACCGCCGCGCACACCGGGGCCTGGCCGCTCGTCCCCGGCCTGCTCGTCGCAGGCGCCGGACTCGGCTTCCTGGTCGTACCGCTGGTCAACGTCGTCCTGTCCGCCGTCCCCGCCGACATCGCGGGCGGAGCCTCCGGAATCTTCTCCACCGCCCAGCAGTTCGGCGGAGCCCTGGGCGCGGCCGTCATCGGCAGCGTCTTCTTCGACGCCCTCGCCGACGGTGGCCCCACGCACGCACTGACCACCGCCATGCCCTGGGTGACCGCCGGATTCCTGCTCAGCGCCGTACTCTGCCTGGCCCTGCCGCGCACGGCGGTGTCCCCCGCACCGGCGCCCTCGGACGCCGAACCGGTCCCGGCGTAA
- a CDS encoding aspartate aminotransferase family protein, translated as MTAPPGTPPPPPHALAGGRPGAEALRPLLDTVLEALHTGAQERGGPIPAGGPDALAARVAAALGDVLPEKGHGDHEALRTLVHTLAAGAADPADPLCAAHLHGPPLAVAAAADLAASALNPSLDSWDQAPAASAIEALLTRTLAAEFFDTPHPDALVTTGGTEANQLALLLARERHGPGLTVLHGANAHHSVPRAAWLLGLPPARALPTPAGTLDPARLAEALAATPGPVLVTATAGTTDAGLIDPLDPIADRCAQYGADLHIDAAYGGLLALSPRHRPALTGLQRARSITIDLHKLGWQPVAAGLLAVPDTALLAPLAHQADYLNATDDTEAGLPDLLGRSLRTTRRPDALKIAATLRSLGRDGLAHLIDRTCELAHHLARLLDAHPRFELHAPPTISTVLFRPTHTDDTHLAALRRTLLLGGHAVLGRATADGRLWLKATLLNPHTTARDLDTLITLLEGSTHR; from the coding sequence ATGACCGCGCCGCCCGGCACCCCGCCGCCCCCACCGCACGCGCTCGCCGGCGGCCGCCCCGGCGCCGAAGCCCTGCGGCCCCTCCTCGACACCGTCCTCGAAGCCCTCCACACCGGAGCCCAGGAGCGCGGCGGGCCGATTCCGGCCGGCGGCCCCGACGCCCTTGCGGCCCGCGTCGCCGCCGCACTGGGCGACGTACTCCCCGAAAAGGGCCACGGCGATCACGAGGCGCTCCGGACCCTCGTGCACACCCTCGCCGCCGGCGCCGCCGACCCCGCCGACCCCCTGTGCGCGGCCCACCTCCACGGCCCGCCCCTCGCCGTCGCAGCCGCCGCCGACCTCGCCGCCTCCGCCCTCAACCCCTCCCTCGACTCCTGGGACCAGGCGCCCGCCGCCTCCGCGATCGAAGCCCTCCTCACCCGCACCCTCGCCGCCGAGTTCTTCGACACCCCCCACCCCGACGCCCTCGTCACCACCGGCGGCACCGAAGCCAACCAACTCGCCCTGCTCCTCGCCCGCGAACGCCACGGACCCGGCCTGACCGTCCTCCACGGAGCCAACGCCCACCATTCCGTCCCCCGCGCCGCGTGGCTCCTCGGCCTGCCGCCCGCCCGCGCCCTCCCCACCCCCGCCGGCACCCTCGACCCCGCCCGCCTCGCCGAAGCCCTCGCCGCCACCCCCGGGCCCGTCCTCGTCACCGCCACCGCCGGCACCACCGACGCCGGCCTCATCGACCCCCTCGACCCCATCGCCGACCGGTGCGCCCAGTACGGCGCCGACCTCCACATCGACGCCGCGTACGGGGGACTGCTCGCCCTCAGCCCCCGCCACCGCCCCGCCCTCACCGGCTTGCAACGCGCCCGGTCGATCACCATCGACCTGCACAAACTCGGCTGGCAACCCGTCGCCGCAGGCCTCCTCGCGGTCCCCGACACCGCCCTGCTGGCCCCCCTCGCCCACCAGGCCGACTACCTCAACGCCACCGACGACACCGAAGCCGGCCTCCCCGACCTCCTCGGCCGCTCCCTGCGCACCACCCGCCGCCCCGACGCCCTCAAGATCGCCGCCACCCTGCGCTCACTGGGCCGCGACGGCCTCGCCCACCTCATCGACCGCACCTGCGAACTCGCCCACCACCTCGCCCGCCTCCTCGACGCACACCCCCGCTTCGAACTCCACGCACCCCCCACCATCAGCACCGTTCTCTTCCGCCCCACCCACACCGACGACACCCACCTCGCCGCCCTGCGCCGCACCCTCCTCCTCGGCGGCCACGCCGTACTCGGCCGCGCCACCGCCGACGGCCGCCTCTGGCTCAAAGCCACCCTGCTCAACCCCCACACCACAGCGCGGGACCTGGACACCCTCATCACCCTCCTGGAAGGCAGCACCCACCGATGA
- a CDS encoding chorismate mutase, translating into MNNSAPDEAAATGAIDENVTAELARLRDSIDNIDAAVVHMLAERFKCTQQVGHLKAKHQLPPADPTREASQIARLRELAENAKLDPAFAEKLLNFIIAEVIRHHETIAAGEE; encoded by the coding sequence ATGAACAACAGCGCCCCCGACGAAGCCGCCGCGACCGGCGCAATCGACGAGAACGTCACCGCCGAGCTGGCCCGCCTGCGCGACAGCATCGACAACATCGACGCCGCCGTCGTCCACATGCTCGCCGAGCGTTTCAAGTGCACCCAGCAGGTCGGCCACCTCAAGGCCAAGCACCAGCTGCCCCCGGCCGACCCGACCCGCGAGGCCAGCCAGATCGCCCGGCTCCGCGAGCTCGCAGAGAACGCCAAACTCGACCCCGCGTTCGCCGAGAAGCTCCTCAACTTCATCATCGCCGAGGTCATCCGCCACCACGAGACGATCGCTGCGGGCGAAGAGTAG